From a single Okeanomitos corallinicola TIOX110 genomic region:
- a CDS encoding TlyA family RNA methyltransferase — protein sequence MMKQRLDTLLVDLGLSPSRQQAQRLIQAGEVMVNQTVIDKAGTEVDKKAEIQVKERPPFVSRGGEKLAKALKFFGISVNQRICLDGGISTGGFTDCLLQNGAEKVYGIDVGYGQVDWKIRTDERVILKERTNLRELQPEQLYPENTTLPDLIVVDVSFISLTKVLPAIWHLTQAPREAILLVKPQFEVGKNRVGKKGVVREPKDHADAIFQVLQTALELGWKYRGLTFSPITGPAGNIEYLLWLGMESEISALDLAEIQEMTKNAVKEF from the coding sequence ATAATGAAACAAAGACTAGATACACTATTAGTAGATTTAGGTTTATCCCCCTCCCGTCAACAAGCACAACGCCTAATTCAAGCCGGCGAAGTCATGGTAAATCAAACAGTAATTGATAAAGCCGGTACAGAGGTAGATAAAAAAGCAGAAATTCAAGTTAAAGAACGTCCCCCTTTTGTTTCCCGTGGTGGTGAAAAACTCGCTAAAGCTTTAAAGTTTTTTGGTATTTCTGTAAATCAAAGAATCTGTTTAGATGGGGGAATTTCCACCGGCGGTTTTACCGATTGTTTATTACAAAATGGTGCAGAAAAAGTTTATGGAATTGATGTTGGTTATGGACAAGTTGACTGGAAAATTAGAACTGATGAACGAGTAATTTTAAAAGAGCGTACTAATTTACGAGAATTACAACCAGAACAATTATATCCTGAAAATACAACTTTACCTGATTTAATTGTTGTAGATGTTTCCTTTATTTCTTTAACCAAAGTTTTACCAGCAATTTGGCATTTAACCCAAGCACCAAGGGAAGCAATTTTATTAGTTAAACCACAATTTGAAGTTGGTAAAAACCGTGTTGGTAAAAAAGGTGTAGTTCGTGAGCCAAAAGACCATGCAGATGCCATTTTTCAAGTGTTACAAACAGCCTTAGAATTAGGATGGAAATATCGGGGTTTGACGTTTTCTCCCATTACTGGCCCAGCGGGAAATATTGAATATTTGTTATGGTTGGGAATGGAAAGTGAAATTTCAGCACTAGATTTAGCAGAAATTCAAGAAATGACTAAAAATGCAGTCAAGGAGTTTTAA
- a CDS encoding type II toxin-antitoxin system VapC family toxin has protein sequence MNGRYLLDTNIIIAIFAGEENVKKHLAEVESVFIPSIALGELFYGARKSGRSQQNIEKIEEFISKNIILNCDLETSKIYGEIKNKLRLKGRPLPENDIWIAAISIQHHLTIVTRDAHFHEVENLSIVSW, from the coding sequence ATGAATGGTAGATATTTATTGGATACAAATATTATTATCGCTATTTTTGCTGGTGAAGAAAACGTGAAAAAGCATCTTGCTGAAGTAGAAAGTGTCTTTATTCCCAGCATTGCACTAGGTGAATTATTTTATGGCGCTAGAAAATCTGGACGTTCACAGCAAAATATAGAAAAGATTGAAGAGTTTATCTCTAAAAATATTATACTTAACTGCGATCTAGAAACATCAAAAATATATGGTGAAATCAAAAATAAATTACGCTTAAAAGGTCGTCCATTACCAGAAAATGATATTTGGATTGCTGCCATTAGTATTCAACATCATCTAACCATAGTAACACGCGATGCTCATTTTCATGAAGTTGAAAATTTATCAATAGTTTCTTGGTAG
- a CDS encoding serine/threonine-protein kinase — protein sequence MLQPGQYLKQRPHFVVEAEIGGGGFGVTFKAKHRDLNFPVVIKTPNSRLQKDANYPKYVKGFRKEGRILAEITQNHHPNIVRIIDFFEEDNLPCLVMDFVKGENLYNLIQEKGILSEKVAIDYITQIAQALSICHQQGIIHRDAHPGNMILRANSNTVVLIDFGLAGNVNSQSINQNGNLAFAPWEQMLETEKLPTLDIYTLAASLFYLVTGDTPISSLARKMTNRALIEPKELTSRISEKLNYAIIKGLELEPQNRPQTMQEWVSLFPGVGDDEVELKSDVGMDYRKLRDLLKAGRWKEADKETERVMLAVANREKEGWLDVEHIDNFPCADLRTIDQLWVKYSNGKFGFSVQKRIYQGYGGTREYNEEIWRQFGDTVGWREGGSWLYYSDVTYDIKAPEGHLPNTPLLNSRCYGVVFMNCFVWGCLPSRRDL from the coding sequence ATGTTACAACCAGGTCAATATTTAAAACAACGTCCCCACTTTGTAGTAGAAGCAGAAATAGGTGGTGGGGGTTTTGGTGTCACTTTTAAAGCTAAACACCGAGATTTGAATTTTCCCGTTGTTATCAAAACTCCCAATAGTCGGTTACAGAAAGATGCAAACTATCCCAAATACGTTAAAGGTTTTCGCAAGGAAGGAAGAATATTAGCAGAAATTACTCAAAATCATCATCCCAACATAGTCAGAATTATAGACTTTTTTGAAGAGGATAATTTACCATGTTTAGTCATGGATTTTGTGAAGGGTGAAAATTTATATAATTTGATTCAAGAAAAGGGTATTTTATCAGAAAAAGTTGCCATTGATTATATCACCCAAATTGCCCAGGCTTTATCTATTTGTCATCAACAAGGAATTATTCACCGGGACGCACATCCTGGTAATATGATTTTAAGAGCAAATAGCAATACTGTAGTTTTAATAGATTTTGGTTTAGCGGGAAATGTAAATAGTCAAAGCATCAATCAAAACGGGAATCTAGCTTTTGCACCTTGGGAACAAATGTTAGAAACGGAAAAATTACCAACTTTAGATATTTACACCCTTGCAGCTTCTTTGTTTTATTTAGTGACTGGAGATACTCCCATTTCTTCCTTAGCTCGGAAAATGACAAACCGTGCTTTAATTGAACCCAAGGAGTTAACTTCCAGAATTAGTGAAAAGTTAAATTATGCAATTATTAAAGGTTTAGAATTAGAACCTCAAAACCGTCCCCAAACTATGCAAGAATGGGTGAGTTTATTTCCTGGTGTTGGTGATGATGAGGTAGAATTAAAATCCGATGTAGGAATGGACTATAGAAAACTACGTGACTTACTCAAAGCTGGAAGATGGAAAGAAGCGGATAAGGAAACAGAAAGGGTAATGTTAGCAGTTGCGAACCGGGAAAAGGAAGGTTGGTTAGATGTTGAACATATTGATAATTTTCCCTGTGCTGACCTGCGAACTATTGACCAGTTGTGGGTAAAATACAGTAATGGTAAGTTTGGGTTTTCTGTACAGAAACGGATTTATCAGGGTTATGGTGGAACGAGAGAATATAATGAAGAAATTTGGAGACAGTTCGGAGACACAGTAGGATGGAGAGAAGGAGGAAGTTGGTTGTATTACTCAGATGTTACTTATGATATAAAAGCACCAGAGGGCCACCTACCGAATACACCATTGTTAAATAGTAGGTGTTATGGGGTGGTTTTTATGAATTGTTTTGTGTGGGGGTGTCTTCCCTCGCGTCGAGACTTGTAG
- a CDS encoding Rpn family recombination-promoting nuclease/putative transposase, whose translation MKTDTIFYRLFQEIPSIFFELIGQSPELAENYEFSSIEVKQTAFRIDGVFLPHETTDNPIYFLEVQFQLDEDLYNRLFAEVFIYIRQNKPNNNWKGVVIYPTRSIDTGDIKHYEEFFLSQRVRVIYLDEIEETTSLPIGVATIKLIITNEETAIAPARELIDRTKQEVKSQPKQQQILEIIETILIYKFPRMNREEIESMFGLSDLKQTRFYQEAKQEGREEGKEEGREEGREEGELKAKLDAVPGLVGLGLSQEQIAQVLNLSIDEVKKIVEKMSK comes from the coding sequence ATGAAAACAGATACGATATTTTACCGCTTATTTCAAGAAATACCAAGTATTTTTTTTGAACTCATAGGTCAATCTCCCGAACTAGCCGAAAATTATGAGTTTTCATCTATTGAAGTTAAACAAACAGCTTTTAGAATAGATGGGGTTTTCTTACCTCACGAAACCACAGACAACCCCATTTACTTCCTAGAGGTGCAATTTCAGCTAGATGAAGACCTTTACAATAGACTGTTTGCAGAAGTATTTATTTATATCCGTCAAAATAAACCTAACAATAATTGGAAAGGAGTAGTTATATACCCGACTCGCAGTATAGACACAGGTGATATTAAACACTATGAAGAATTTTTCCTGAGTCAAAGAGTGAGGGTAATTTATTTAGATGAGATTGAAGAAACAACATCATTACCCATTGGGGTTGCTACAATTAAACTAATCATCACTAATGAAGAAACAGCTATTGCTCCAGCTAGGGAATTAATTGATCGTACCAAACAAGAGGTCAAGTCTCAGCCAAAACAACAACAAATATTAGAAATCATCGAGACCATCTTAATTTACAAATTTCCAAGAATGAATAGGGAGGAAATAGAATCAATGTTTGGACTAAGTGATTTAAAACAAACCAGATTTTATCAAGAAGCTAAACAAGAAGGTAGAGAGGAAGGTAAGGAGGAAGGTAGAGAAGAAGGTAGAGAAGAAGGAGAACTCAAAGCTAAATTAGATGCTGTTCCTGGTTTAGTAGGATTGGGTTTAAGTCAAGAACAAATTGCTCAGGTTTTGAATTTAAGTATTGATGAAGTGAAGAAGATTGTAGAGAAAATGTCAAAGTGA
- a CDS encoding NAD(+) kinase, which translates to MQLNQVIIAYKARDSQSKRWAELCAKQLEARNCQVLVGPSGPKDNPYPVFLASATQPIDLALVLGGDGTVLTSARHLAPAGIPILGVNVGGHLGFLTESVDEFQEPEKVWDRLFDDHYAIQRRMMLQAAVYEGHRTNLEPVTEDYLALNEFCVKPASADRMITSILEMEIDGEVVDQYVGDGLIVSTPTGSTGYTVSASGPIMHDGMEAITITPICPMSLSSRPLILPPGSVISIWPLGDYDLSTKLWMDGVLSTSIWPGHRVDIRTADCMAKFIVLRANNSYYQTLREKLLWAGTRVHYGNNHRN; encoded by the coding sequence GTGCAATTAAACCAGGTAATCATTGCATATAAAGCGCGAGATTCTCAGAGTAAACGCTGGGCTGAACTCTGCGCTAAACAATTGGAAGCCCGCAATTGCCAAGTTTTGGTAGGGCCTAGTGGACCCAAGGACAACCCCTATCCTGTGTTTTTGGCTTCCGCTACCCAACCCATTGATTTAGCTTTGGTACTTGGTGGCGATGGTACGGTTTTAACCAGTGCTAGACATTTAGCCCCAGCTGGTATCCCCATTTTAGGGGTGAATGTGGGAGGCCATTTGGGCTTTTTAACTGAGTCTGTGGACGAATTTCAAGAACCAGAAAAGGTCTGGGATCGGTTGTTTGATGACCACTATGCAATTCAGCGGCGAATGATGCTACAAGCGGCTGTGTATGAAGGACATCGGACAAATTTAGAACCGGTAACGGAAGATTACCTGGCTTTAAATGAGTTTTGTGTGAAACCAGCTTCTGCTGATAGGATGATTACCTCAATTTTGGAAATGGAAATTGATGGTGAGGTGGTTGATCAGTATGTAGGGGATGGTTTAATAGTATCTACTCCTACGGGTTCAACTGGTTATACAGTTTCTGCCAGTGGTCCAATTATGCACGATGGCATGGAGGCTATTACCATCACTCCCATTTGTCCTATGAGTCTTTCCAGTCGTCCTTTAATTTTACCCCCTGGTTCGGTGATTAGTATTTGGCCTTTGGGGGATTATGATTTAAGTACGAAGTTATGGATGGATGGGGTTTTGTCTACTTCTATTTGGCCTGGGCATCGTGTTGATATCCGCACGGCTGACTGTATGGCTAAGTTTATTGTGTTGCGGGCTAATAATTCCTACTATCAAACCTTGCGCGAGAAGTTACTTTGGGCTGGTACTAGGGTTCATTACGGTAATAATCACCGCAATTAG
- the nuoK gene encoding NADH-quinone oxidoreductase subunit NuoK yields the protein MQLQYFLLLAAALFCIGIYGLITSRNAVRVLMSIELLLNAVNLNLMAFSNFLDSTLIKGQVFTVFVITVAAAEAAVGLAIVLAIYRNRDTVDMEQFNLLKW from the coding sequence ATGCAACTTCAATACTTCTTATTACTAGCAGCAGCTTTGTTTTGCATTGGTATTTATGGTTTAATTACCAGCCGTAACGCGGTACGGGTACTAATGTCTATTGAGTTGTTGCTCAATGCTGTTAATTTGAATTTAATGGCATTTTCCAACTTCCTCGACTCAACATTAATTAAAGGTCAGGTTTTCACAGTTTTTGTGATTACCGTGGCAGCTGCTGAAGCAGCGGTAGGGTTGGCGATTGTACTGGCTATTTATCGTAACCGTGATACCGTTGACATGGAGCAGTTTAATCTCCTCAAGTGGTAA